The Salvia miltiorrhiza cultivar Shanhuang (shh) chromosome 2, IMPLAD_Smil_shh, whole genome shotgun sequence DNA window attcacgttTATGGCGTGATTTTATGTGATATTATGGTTGTTGAGTGCATTTACACCAACTCAAACACTTGTTAAGGAAACAACCTTAAATTCACGAAATTAAATGCTCCGTACACGGTTGCTGTGGGTAGTTAATGAAGGATACCAACCAAATGTTCATTCATCAGACATTTgaacaagaaagaagaagaaaatcctcTCAATACACATACACGACTCATACACGGTtgctcaaaaattcaaaaaaaaatcatctaaagGCTTGTATTACATAAGGTATgtgaaatacatattttttttaaaatttcggcTGTACACGGTTGGTGTTCTagagtacacggttgtacacggtttgagttttagtgattttttgttgtttatttcaataattatgttatatatatgacttattacatgttttggaCTAAAAAACGGCATAAAAAAAACACTCTGTACGCAAATTACATCAAACATGCCTTGCATGCACGGACGTAACCAAACATGCCTCGGAGGCTGCAATTAATTCAAAATGATGATcagtataaaaaaatatcaaccgTGTACAGATTCTAGACCAACCGTGTATAACCGTGTACGGATACCCTAACCGTGTAcaacacggttgtacacggttaaaTCGTGTACAAAAAATACCTCTATACGTCTAAAATACACAATTAGGGCATATTACATGATTTAAAATCAACCGTGTACGATTTTAGagaaaccgtgtacaaccgtgtatggATGAACAAACCGTGTACGGCTGTACACGGTTAAATCGTGTACGAAAAATACCTTTATACGttaaaaatacacaattaagGCATATTACATCAATTAATCCTAACCGTGTAACATAATTGTCTAACCGTGTACTGAAGAaccgtacacggttgtacacggttgttcAAAATAATTTCCAGATTCCAAATTTCGCAAATTACCAACATAATTGTCTAAAACATGCTACAACCGTGTACCTAATAATCAAATTTAACAATACAAAACACATAAACTCAAATTTTGACAAATATAGGCCACGATTACTTACCGGATTCGGCATCGGGTATTGTTCGCTCCTCCTTGATGTACTCGGGCGACTTCCTCGTTGTGCCTCTTCCCCATCGTAATCTGATTCCGTTGAACTCATAGTGGCTTGAGTTTATGGAGTGCACGGTGGGCTTGAGtttcttagagagagagagaggcgtgtaTGGAGTGTATGGAGTGCACGGTCCTTAAGGTTTttgtctctctttttttttgaatttggaaGCTGAAtaatagaagagagagagagagagccgtgTATAGTGCACGGTCTTCTCAATATTTGCATAAGATTCTTTTTTTTGGGGAATgatttgaaacatgattcttgtTTGACCACTTTTCAGCCGATCCTCACGATTCATGCTTCCAAATCGTGTACATGCAAGAaaagaaaccctaaaccctaaaagatATACTATCAGATCACgattttggagagagagagagagagagagagagagacataataagacaaaaaatATTATGTTGATAATGATAGAAGATTTTATCAGCCACGTTTTTTATTGtttaaagaaaacaaaatttttaaataaatcaaagatTTGGTGGGGACCATTAAGAATGTGCTAcaaaacttatatatttatggggtgtgatacttaacttatttattttattcaaagggCTATATAAAAATCTCACCCCGAATTTCATAGAAGCGAAACTGTGGATTCATCCGCCTCTTCTGCCAGTTTAAGTTGATCCACCAGACGCTGGATTTCATCAGGGTCCATCTCCAACCCCTCGCCTCAGTCTAAACACACCAACACAACAAATCTCCCTTCACAAGAAATGGAAACTCTCGCAAGAAAAAAACTGCGAACGACTCTTTTCTCAGAAACCCTAGTAAAACCTAGAGCGGCtggaaaaaaaatttaatcctTTATCCTATTTTTAATAGTGTGTCTGATATTAGTGTGAGATATAgaacaaaatattaatttcaggagataaatgaataattaaatagTAGGTCTGATTTTGATGAGACTTCCTTTGAATAAAGGTTGTTAGCATCAGGTGGGTGTCATACAGTATGTTTCAACGTGGTGATATATCAGTTTATAaagtgattattattattattattattttgagggGGAGTTTATAAAGTGATTAATTAAGTGACCATGAATTCACATTAGTATAAATTTAGAGCACAAAATTTGTGCCGGTTGTTTATTGCGACACACATgttgctctctctctcacctaTATATTTTGGACCTTTTCACTAGTGAGGTATCTGATACCTCCTATCTGTTTGCGACTTCCGAGGATATGTTCTCGTTTTCACAAATTAtcatttatacaaaaaaaaaaaaaaaaaaaaaatcggtttaAATTCATGTAGTTCAATGATATAATATGGATAAGGTAAACAGTGACAAATATTTTATCGATACACGTGCGGAAGTACATCAATGATTTGAGTATAAAATATTGTCAGTATGAATTGAATTCACAATccaattaaaatagaaattaaaattatctcATTGAACTTTGCAGTAACGAACTTGATGGTGTAAATACTCCCTCTCTCAATGGAGAGATCACCTTTTTTTTcagcatgaaattgaaaaagttaatgttttaaataattgataataaaatgaataaataattagatattttttattatatttttattttatataaggaaattgatcaacttaattAGAACGGTTCAAAAAAATATTGACCAAGTTAATTGGAACGGAAAATATAAATATCTTGTTTCCTTTGAATACAATTATATGAAGAAAAACAATTAATTAGATTGTTAAGTGATGTggtgtaaaattaaaaaagtaacgtgaactttaaaattttcagtttttgagactattatatatatatatatatatatatatatatatatatatatatatataaagaacaAAATATTTGAAGTGAGATAGACCCAAAAGAAAAAACACTCAAAAGTAAGACGGAtgaagtactttagaggatggagcAATTCAATAAAACATTATGTTGGTATTCATATTAATGCGACAATTTTGACGCTAGTATTTTATCATTAATTTGCAGCAATCTATACGGATCATCTGTTTTACTATAACCAACTAAATTGTAGACAATCTTGTCACAATTTCAAAGAATTATATATACAGATAAATTCTTATATTATACTACCAAACAATCcctataattaaaaaaacattacaTATATATGGAAGCCAGTTAGATGGAAGTAATAAATACTAATATAAATACATAGTACGTATGATACTGCGACAACAGTCGCAATGTACATATAATATATTCTCTTCGTCCTTTGTATTTATGCATATCTTTCCTTTGTAATTTATACTCCTTATTTATCAACAATCTACTTAATAACATTCTCAATGTGGATCATTTCTTCACtatcaatattttaaatattttttaattaaaattcatgtgatCAACTATGCATTTGTGAGGGATGGAAGGAGTAATAATTAAACCAAAACTTGTAGTCTAAAAAGATTAAATTGTTAATtgtataacaaaaaaaaaaaaaaatgaaacgtgAGGGATTAGCCTGCTCCCAAAAGCTGAAAACGGAATTGACTCATCAAGCAAAAATATGGCTCCGCCTGCATACGAACCCGCTTTTACACAACTTACCTATAAAAAGTAGTAAAACTTGTAAACGATTCAACATTATTTTGACTTACCAACTATGCATCTTAATGATATCACCaaaaaatatcattaaataatatttaagaaattaaaCGAGAGGATAAAAGAAAGAACTATTGGTCAAACCCGTGAATTTTAAATTGGTGTATGTGACAGCAGAAATCAGCAGTTCTGCTCTTTCACAAATATagcaaattttcaatttaaatttttagtGCCAAGCTGTAAATTCTGTTTCTGTTAAACCAACTTCTTCCTCGCTTCTTGCTTccccattatatatatatatatgcacatctcaatatatatatatgcacatcTCATTTCACTCTTTTTACGCAGTAGagctctctctcgctctctctctcacacacacacaacaaagAAGGGGTAAATTTGTTCTTCAATTGTTTTTCTATCTGTATCTGGAGTTTTCTACATCGAACACTCGGAAATGGGAAATGTTGTGCACTTTGTGATTGGAATTTTCGGTCGGTTTTTTACTTCTTATTGCGCAATTGATGTCATGATTTTACTTCCTCTGTCTATTTCTCTTGAATTCTGATTTATGGTGaatgttttgttgttttttatGATGCAGGAAATGCCTTTGCGCTGTTTCTTTTCCTGGCTCCATTGTGAGTTTCTCTCTATCTACACCACAATTTTGCGTTTGTTTGTATTTAAGAATCAGAAGATTAGTTAGCAACTATGATAAATACATGTTTAACAGAAAACGATGATTTCTAGGAGTGATATTTTTCAACATGCTTGGATGTTGCCAActtattttctctatttttcgtCTTCATTAACTATATCAACTCAAAAATCACCAAATTTGTGGCGTTTTAATTCTGTTGATAGGATCACCTTCAAAAGGATTGTGAAGAAGAGGTCTACAGAGCAGTTTTCTGGAGTTCCCTACGTCATGACTCTGCTCAACTGCTTGCTTTCTGCTTGGTGCGTAATTACTTGAATTTCTCAAGTATTTCCTCTTTTTTTAGTCAATATTGAGAATTTGATTATAAATTATTTGTGGATGGTTTGATCATGTAAACACTGCATGAACTGAGGCTTCTGCTGTGATTATCAtattgtttgtttatttcattgATTTGAGTTAGTATTAATGATTTCATTGCATGTGTTTTATTTGTTTGAAAAATAAGTAATAGAATTAGAATATGCTATTAATCTATGAAAGCTCGGttaattttgattaaaaaaatgaataggTATGGCATGCCTTTTGTGTCACCTAACAACCTGCTGGTGTCCACGATAAATGGGACGGGAGCGGTGATTGAGACAGTATATGTGATGATCTTCATCTTGTTTGCACCAAAGAAGGAGAAATCCAAAATTCTAGGGCTGTTCATTCTAGTTCTCACTGTATTCGCCATGGTTGTTCTTGTTTCCCTCCTTGCCCTCCATGGCAATGCCAGGAAGCTCTTCTGTGGCATTGCTGCTACTGTCTTCTCCATCATCATGTATGGATCACCTCTGACAATCATTGTGAGATCCCcaccctcactctctctctctctctctctctggataATATTTGTTGACATAACAAGAAATGCAGAGGTTGGTGATCAAGACAAAGAGTGTGGAGTTCATGCCATTCTTCTTGTCCTTGTTTGTGTTCTTGTGTGGCACATCCTGGTTCATCTTTGGACTTCTTGGAAAAGACCCTTTTGTTGCTGTGAGTATATATAGGTTTATCTAGAATTACACACACATCAAATTTTTGTTACCTAATTAACCATGTATGAGACAATGAATCCAGATTCCGAATGGTTTTGGGAGCGGATTAGGGGCGGTGCAGCTGATCCTCTACGCCATATACCGGAAGAACAAAGGAGCGGGCGAGGAGGaggagatggagatggagaagcaCAAGGCCAAACCCCATCAACAGAAACCAAGTCCTTCACAGGAGCAAGTCTAGGATAGGATACCACTTTTAAAGCCTTTGGTACTAACGTGTTGAGCGTATGCTTATTATGCCAAAGATTGACAATTGTCGTTATCTCGAATAGTATCATTTTCAGTTTGCATATTGTTGTATGGTCCACGAGCCTAACAACTTGGCCTTTAGTTTGcttaattggttttaaattcCACCTTTAATAATTGATTTAGTTTTGGGGGAGTTTTGGTGTTGCAGGAATTGGGTGAATTATGCGTTAATTGAAGAGGCCCCACAATTAGGATTGTGGATTGAGAAGCATAAGTTTAGGAATGGGTCGTTTTCACTTAATTTGAGAGACCCAAATGAGGAGCAGGTGTGCTCTTTCTAAAATAGGTGCAATGAGCAGACAAACACTGCTCTTTCTTGTGAGAGCACCCACCAATTCTATTATGAATTTGGTTTCCTCAATTCTATTATCTATATCTCGATGACTCAGAATATCTAATACCTAACAACAGTCAAAatgatgtttttcttttttcttatttgattCACGAAAGGGCGACGGTGGAGTTTTAGCCATAGACTTGATTATCGAGCGAGAAGAGATGTTGAAAAATAATATCTAgttctttttaaataaaattatactccttaTTGAGGTTTTTCAAATCCTAGTGagattttttttaggaaaataaGTAAAGCTATTACTACAAAAGAAGTCCTAGTGAGATTTCATTAACACgtcaaccttttttttttttactatttttatataatttaggcGTGATTTAATTATAAGTTTGCTGTAAAAGTTCtcacaatatttttttcatttatttaaaccatatatataattgaacaGAAAAAAGCCACAAAGAGAAAATTACAACTTCACAATCAACAAACACTAtaatatgtttgaagcttgaaTATTCAGAACAAAAAATTTACTTAGCTAGGATGAAATTGGATTGTAGTTATGATTCGCGCTAAAAAAAATAAGACTTTTGCATATGTAAACAAACCATAATAAAATATCTTCATAAATTATAGATAGCTATAATAAAATGTATGAAAGCCTCATACCAAACCCGAGGTTTCAATTTGGCCTTGCTGCTATACAAGATTTGTTTCCAAGATGAGATTAAAGTTTTATGATATGGTGGTTTATATGTGGTATAGATTAAAGAACCTGAAAACCAAATTTATGTGCCACGTGAAAGTACAATGATACGACGTTAGTTTGTTACATTAGTATTTGATACACATCgtcatttcattgaaatatgTCAAAAGTTATGCTAAATTTAGAAGCATGAGAGATTATGCTCAAAATGTCGTGACTCTACTGTTGAAAAGGATAGGGAAATAGCTCAACGCAGAACTCACGGGTTTTTTTGAACAATTCTTAACCAAATTTAGTGCCCCAacaaaaaagaaactaaaaagaTTAATGAAACtaagaaaagtgaaaagtgaaatGAACGAAGGCTTGTGGCACTAACATGCATTTTGTTAACACTTTCCGTAAGCTATGAACAAGAACATGTATTAACACtcaagttttaaaattttgatgttCTTCATTCATTGCTTTTTAAGTACTGTATAATAGTAACTAATTGCTTTTTTAGCACAGTGCTCAAAGTTATGGATAAACATCATAAACTTACACCAGTTTCACTACTATATTAGCGTCGAAAATATATACTTTCTTTGTCCCACTATAATTAAGTAGCTCAAATTTTTTTAACACGAGAAATAAGAAGAATAtataaattggttaaaagtgatAAGACCTACATTTTTTTaagagttaatttttttatttatgaaaataggcCACTTATAATAGAAtgacccaaaataaaatatatgccACTTTTAGTGAGACGGGGGAGTAAGATGATAAacaaattcttttataaaattCTATTTACTACAATGGGTATTAGTAGAACACAAAATCTcttgtacacccgggtgtaccgtacaccctgGTTGACCTGTACCCAAATCCTGACCGCATGCTAATCCAAACCCGCATACTGACCCAAATcgtataaatgatactattcagttatacaaatgacactgcttataattgacactattcaattatataaataacactgtaacattttaaaatattatattgtcattttcaatcttatagtgttatttaaaatattatagtatcatttacaatcttatagtatcAATTACATGAAGTGctatttatatttctgaatagtgtcaattatacatagtgtcatttacaatgttatagtgtcatttatatgcaATGTCATTTTTATAACAGAATattgtcaattataggcagtgtcatttgtataaccgaatagtgttatttacacgatttgagtcaggatTCGGGTCAGAATCTGAGTACGAGTCAACCCGGATGTACGATACACTCGGGTTTACCCAAGACCGCATCTTAGTAGAATATGGATACCCCACAGCCATGattagggctgtcgatcggttcgggttcggttatccgtacccgaattttcggttacccgaacccgaaattgccaaatttcaataaccgttcccgaaccgttttaggagttcggttacccaatacccgcttcggttaaccaattgggttatttgggtatccgaaatacccatttaaaaaataaaatttaaataatttgccAGCAAGTATTCCCAGAGAAGAAGAACTTCAATATATAAGGAATTATATGGTTTCAAGGAATTATATAAGAAAAAACCAAATATATCTAACGAGAACATTTTCAAGGAATGTGAGCTGAACAGCCAGCAATATGGGAGGCAAACAACAGTGTTCTTGCATTTCAATTAAGGTAGGAAAGAGAGCAAAATCAAACTTATGCTCGAACAAAAGGATTCGCCTATGTTCTAGTGGAAAAAAGACACTTTTTCAGTCTAAAGAGAAGCGACCTTCACAGAAACACAAGTATTCCCGGACTGCTGGACTGCCGGAGCTCGGCGGCGTGGCGCGCGGAGCTGCCTGGACGGGAGGCTGGAGCGGCCTTCTTCTCCTTAGGGCAGGTCGCGCTTAGGGCAGTCGCGTTGACGGAGGGCAGTGGATGGAGGGCGGCAGACGGAGGGCAGTGGATGGCGTCGGACGTCGGAGAGGGTGAAGGAGGCGGATGGGATTCAGGGAACTTAGGGTTCTGTTCTGCGTCGGAGAGGGTGAAGTTCGCGCTGACGGAGGGCGGCGGACGGAGGGGAGGGTGAAGGAGGCGAACGGAGGGGTGGAGACGGAAGGAGCAGAGTAGGGTTCTGTAGCGCTGCGGAGGGATGAAATTAAATtcccaatttcaatttcaatttacaaatatactatatatgatatatattatattaaataataaaataattttcggttatttggtTAACCCGAATCGGTTATCgagttaaccgataaccgaaaatTTTGGAAATTCAATAACCGAAACCGATCCATTacccgaaattttcggttattggatacccaaacccgggaatttcggttcggttaattggatacccaaaacccgataaccatttAGACAGCCCTAGCCATGATGACCCCAACAAGTTACACCTTTGTAAGTTAAACAGAATGTCAGCGAGAaacaataaatcaaatttttagAGTATATTGTCAATTAATGTAGACAAGGTGCGAGTGTCTTCATGAGTGTTAAGATGCTGTGATTGTTATTTATGACAATTTCCTTACTCATACAAGTAAATAATATCATCAAAATATACTGTCATCATTAATGTAGATAAGGCTGAGATATAGAATACCATAAAGTATGAAGATCTACTCAATAAGAGAAGTCTATCTACAAGGAAAAGTTTTTGCACAAGTCAAATATCCATTTCGACAAGAAAATTATCATTCTTGGTTTGCAAGAGAAGTTTATAGGGCTTGAGGACTATATAAGAAGACCCATTTTTATTCAGAAAAGTGGAGGACTGTATAAGAAGACCCAAAACATTTTTGCCCGGTAGTGGAAAGCTCTAAACAAATCGGCAACGTCTTTTTCAACTTTCAAATGTAATATAACGTGAACAAAATGTTCTAGTGActcctctcaaaaaaaaaaaaaaaaaaacaaaagttcTAGTGACTATTACATATACTCCAAAAACAAATGCAGTTCAACCACATATGCCATACCAAGTCAGAATGAGTAGTCCTTGAGATCAGCTTTGGAGTCGATGATGTCCATGTCACCCATGCATTCTTCGGCACTAAGGGGAGGGAGCTGCCTCGTCTTTCGTCTCATGTTGTGCTTGTGCCATTCACTCTTGAAGTGCTCTCTATACTCCTTTGCATCACCAACAAAAGCATTGCAAGTGTTGCATTTTTGCTGTTTTACCTCCCCCTGAGAACTCCCCTCTTTCGACGAAATTGTCTGCTTCTGCAGCTTTTCGCTCACTTGAATAACGGAGGCATTCGATACCACCTGCACGCTTGATGACTCCTCCTCCAGATCATCATAGTGATCCACATGGGTATCACTATCCAAGTGCACGTTCACTGCAAGAATGTCCAATCTTCCCTGCAGACTCCTCACTAAAGCATCACAATCACGGAAATGACCTGGTTCCAGTTCACAAATCTGCCACCCGCGAAGAAGTATATTTGGTTAGTTAACTATCCATGCCAAACGAAGAGCACAAAAATGTTACCAACACGCAGTCGCGTGCTATCATATGCTATCTAGAATCGTTACATTCTTTTTTCACATCAAACTGAGAGAATCACACGTTATTCCTTATATCTAATCCATCTCATCCGTGATTGACATCACACATTCTCAAAGAGAAAAGTATGTGCTTAATGTATACACATAAACATCAGTTAACTAAGAATAGCATCAATTCCTAAGGTCAATAAAAGACAAACTTTCTCAAAGATGAACTCTGTACTTAAACATATTCAGCAGAAAAGAACATTGAGGTATAAATTTTCAAATCGTAGTGCAATTTTTCACGTGGCTTTAACAGAGAAAAGTGAGTGCAAGTTAAGATATCAGACTTACAACAGACAGCTGACTTCCTGATTCATCTCTTGAAACAATGGTAGAATTCCAACCATTGATCTTTTCCAAAAGTGATGGCATGTTCTGTTCTGGTACAGTTAATCGCAGTCTCATGGGTGATCGTTTGATTGGATACTGCTTTTGAAGCTCGCGTATGACTTCTAATGCCTGTAAAACATTTGGAACTGTGTTACTGATATGACAACCgggtaaataaataaaatgaaagagaCCATAAGACAACAATAAGAAAATAAGAATAAGTTAATAACAGGGCAGCAGGGTCAACCACACATTGCTGAGAACTACATGTTCAATGGCAAAGTGAAACAAAGAAAGAGGTTAAACAGGGGCTATGGAATCCAGTAGAATTTAAGGAAATGCAAGCCTGGCGCAAATGAAAATAAACTGTAGTGCACCTGTTTCTTTGAGCTGCTATTTGGTTCCACAGCAAAATGTATGTCATGCATTAGCCGCTCGATCATGCTTATGGTATAAGGACGTTGAGTTTCAGGGTTATAAGTCTTCTGCATAACTATAGTTGCAATATCCCTAAATTGACTAGATAATTGAGACTCCCTCTCCTTCCCTGCAACTTGCAGCTCTCCTTTCTCTAAAATCTGCAGTAAGAAAGCATAGAACTCATTCAAGACATGCATCACCACTTGTGCAGCGACATATATATAAACCTAAATTTCTTCCAACTAAAACCAGCCAAAACCAGTACGCAGAAGCCAATGATCATGTTTGTTCAATCGTACAAAATCCATACGGATTCCATAATTGCCTAAAAGAGTGCATCAATCCATTATTGTGTTCGACATGACCCCTTTTATTCATGATTCAAACTAGGCTGAATATCATCATTTGCTATAATTTGCAGTCTTAGTTACTAGAAGTTCATAAGAGAGATATTTGGTAATGGTTACCAATTTACGTAATTATCACTTGATCAACTAATACAAGTCCACTTTCTCATCCTCACCTAGTGATCTATAAATAGtagtataattaaattatagtcaaattttatttgtttcttcTATAATCTATAAACCTTGATAGCCTCTTTGAAGAACGCCTAATGCCTTCTAATTCCCACATTACAACTGTGCTATAGAACCATACGATCTATACATCAATTTATATAGCAGCCAAACATTTGCTAGACTTGAGAGCATGACGGATTCTAGAAGTGAATCCATATGTAATTCCTATAAAGAAACACATATATGCACAAGCAGAACATACTAACCTCCAAACAAACTTTAGTTTGATCATCTGTCCCGAATGCTTGGACTAAATCTTTCGACTTAGCTAGAATACCTTTCGAAACATTCGAATATACGGTCTGTGACTGCAACACTTCATCCAAGTCTTTCTCTCTGCGTTTAACATCTCTCCAGTATCAGCATTCAAACTAGAAACATTAAGAAGCTATAATTCGAAATCCCCCATCTTTGCAATCAAGACCTAAAACCGCACCAAAAAGTTACTCATCATTTTCATTTCCTTGTTTCTATCCCTAGGTTCACTAAAACAGGGTGAAGAAATTCAGAATCGGGACAGattaacaaaacaaaaatagGTTAATCATATACCAATTTTTATTACCAGTCCAATTTACACTATACACACAATCAAGGGGCCAGCTATAGAAATTCCATAGCCTAAATTCACGATCAACaccaaataacaaaaaaaaaatcaaaaacaaataaatatacaCAAAAAACCTATACGTACACGTGTGAGCGCCAAGAGAGGACTTTGTTCTTGTAGCAAGCGATTTCGAATCGGTTTCCGTGTTTCTTGAGACGCACCACCGCCACGTTGGTCAGCCTCTTCTGCCCTACAGGCTGCACAAGTGTTTTCGACATCGCTATACCTCTGCGCGGAGGCGCCGCTGATGATTTACGGTGGCAGCCTTTTACGTTCTA harbors:
- the LOC131011760 gene encoding bidirectional sugar transporter SWEET1-like; its protein translation is MGNVVHFVIGIFGNAFALFLFLAPLITFKRIVKKRSTEQFSGVPYVMTLLNCLLSAWYGMPFVSPNNLLVSTINGTGAVIETVYVMIFILFAPKKEKSKILGLFILVLTVFAMVVLVSLLALHGNARKLFCGIAATVFSIIMYGSPLTIIRLVIKTKSVEFMPFFLSLFVFLCGTSWFIFGLLGKDPFVAIPNGFGSGLGAVQLILYAIYRKNKGAGEEEEMEMEKHKAKPHQQKPSPSQEQV
- the LOC131011761 gene encoding uncharacterized protein LOC131011761, which produces MSKTLVQPVGQKRLTNVAVVRLKKHGNRFEIACYKNKVLSWRSHVEKDLDEVLQSQTVYSNVSKGILAKSKDLVQAFGTDDQTKVCLEILEKGELQVAGKERESQLSSQFRDIATIVMQKTYNPETQRPYTISMIERLMHDIHFAVEPNSSSKKQALEVIRELQKQYPIKRSPMRLRLTVPEQNMPSLLEKINGWNSTIVSRDESGSQLSVICELEPGHFRDCDALVRSLQGRLDILAVNVHLDSDTHVDHYDDLEEESSSVQVVSNASVIQVSEKLQKQTISSKEGSSQGEVKQQKCNTCNAFVGDAKEYREHFKSEWHKHNMRRKTRQLPPLSAEECMGDMDIIDSKADLKDYSF